The window ccccgcgGGCCCCCTCCGCGGGGCCCGCACCGGCAGCTCTGCTGGAAGCTGGGCAGACGGCCCAGCAGGCGGCTCAGGGAGGCCTCCACGTCCCCGAAGAGGCGGTGGATGCGCTCGGTGCACTCGGCGCCGCGGATGAAGGTCTTGTAGTTGGCGAAGGCCAAGTCTCGCGTCTGCTGCAGCAACTGCGCCCGCTCTTCCGCCAGCCGCTCGGGCTCCCGCCGCAGCCGCTCCAGGCCCGAGCCGCTCAGCTCGCGCAGGTAGCGCCCCACGTCGGGCCGCTCGCGCCACTGACCCTCCGGGAACCGGTCTCGGAACAGCGAGGCCAGGAGCCCCTCATCCTCCACCTCGCCCAGCGCCGCGGCCGCCCCCGCGGTCGCCCCGCCAGCCACCGCAGCGGCCATGTTGGCGCTTCCAGGTTCTCCGCCCAACCCCTGTGGAAATGCTGAGGAGTTTTCCGTCGCTTAGGGACGAGCGTTCCTTCCGGAAGGCTCTATGGTTCCTTCGTAGAGTTTGGGGCGCATCTAGGGAAGTCCTCCCAGACTCTATGATACGTGCGAAAAGTCGTCCCTGGGAATCtcggaaaaggagggaggagctAGGTGAGCGGCTAATGAAAATGTGGGCGGGGAAGAGAAGTTACTTCCGTTTCCGGTGGGCCAGAGCGTGCGTGTCCGCAGTTGGTTTATTGCAAAATGCGGCCCCTGACGGAAGAGGAGACCCGCACCTTGTTCCAGAAGCTCTCTAAATAGTAAGGACTGGGGGAAAAAGGGGGAGCGGGGCAGGGCTTTGGGGGGACCTGGGAGGGCAGGTCGGGACCGGGCCGAGGATTGGCGGAGGGGACACGTGGGCTCGGAGCGCGTGGAGTCGGGAAGCCCCGAGAGCCAGGCCTGCCTCGGCCCCCTCCTCAGCcggctgccccccccctcccccgggcaggcgctgggcctcagtttccgcatctgcaGATTAAATTGTAAGCCCGGAGAGGACAGGGGCGGCCTTTtgtcctttgtatcctcagtgacgACACGGTGCCTGGCGCACACAgtaggctttttaaaaagtaggctCTTAATTAATGTTGCTTGATTGGTAGATTGACAGTAAAATGTGAGGGAGTTCAGGTGGGGGAGACACCGGGGTGCACCGTTGAGCTGGGAAACAGGGAGATCTGGCTTGGAACCCTAACTCAAGCGTTGACTGTGCAAGCAAGTGTTTGCAAACGCAGGCCATTTATGGGCCTCAAGGGGAGCCTGACCCAATGGTCCCTTCTGGTCCTAAGCCTATGGGCCTATGAATTGAGCTTCCTTTGGTGTTTACAGTATTGGAGAAAATATTCAGTTGCTTGTGGACCGACCCGATGGCACCTACTGTTTCCGGCTCCATAAAGACAGAGTCTACTATGTCAGGTGAGTGTTCCTGGAAGAAGATTTGGGCTGGAGCTGGTGGGTGGGCATTTGGGAGATTGAGGACCTGACAGCACCGGGGTACGCCGCCTATACTTGCCTCCATTTCCCGTCAGTGAGAAGATTCTTAAGCTGGCCGTCAATATCTCCCGGGAGAATCTGGTGTCTCTGGGGACCTGCTTTGGGAAATTCACCAAGACCCAGAAGTTCAGATTGCACATCACTGCCCTGGATTACCTGGCACCCTATGCAAAGGTAGGCAACTGTTTCAGTGTTGAGGGGATTGTTTTCAGCTGTACGCAAGAGGTCTTAAATGTTGAGGATTAAACCACATGAGTGGACCCGGCCATTCCCATTGTACTGGGAAGTGCTTTGATCTCCAGACCTGGATATGAATCTCAGTCCTCTTTAAGCTATAAAATGCCAGGGTTGGAGTTGGTGATCTTTGTTGTAATTGTAAAATTCAAATTATATTGGAGGACGGGAAAAGATAGCTTTTGGTGCAGAACTGGTAGTTGATTAGCGCTTGATTAATTATTAAAAGAGTTTTTTAGTTAATCACTGAAACTAATATCTTTGGATCAGATTTGAATTAAATATTGTAGGCCTTAAGCATTAGAGTTTGTAAGAGCTtatgaaggggggggggtgggcagctaggtggtgcagtggatagagcaccggccctggagtcaggagtacctgagttcaaatccgcctcgacacttaacacacacacttactagctgtgtgaccttgggcaagtcacttaaccccaattgtctcactttaaaaaaaaaaagagcttatgaACCCAAATCTTTGGCGGGGAGggtttgaggcatttggggttaagtgacttgcccagggtcacacagctagtaagggttaagtgtcctttggatttgaactcgggtcctcctgactccagggctggggctctatccactgcaccacctagcagccctgaaCCCAAATCTTAAGGCTATAAGCTGGTCATGTCTTCTGGGGGAGATGAGGAAGATAGAGGGAGATTCAGATTCAGACTAGTCAGGAGATGTTTTTCCTCTCACTGGGGGTCCCTctggtatggggggggggggcgctgtcTGTCATGGGACTTTCCAGAGGATGTTGACTGTATTTTGCCTGTTGTCCAGCTCCAGAGATCCTTCTTGCCAGTCAGTATGTTGTCAGCCCACCCTTCACCTTTGATATAGACCAACCACAGTCTTAATTTAGTTTGCTGCACTGGACCTTATGTAACCACTAAACTGTATAAAAAGCTGTTCTGATTGTAAGGTGCCTCTTTGGTCACTGGGAGGTCACTGACCTCTGTTGGGCTAGACTTGCTAGTAAATAGATTATGCTCAAACCTTTGTTCCTCAAAGGCTCTTCATACTTACTTCCATTGTCTTAATGGGATCAGAAGAATTTTACTCCTTGGGTATTCAAATGGAGTGAGCATTGTTTAGTGGACATATTACAAGGTTTTGAGAAGTTGTTACCTTTTGGGGCCTCATAACTAATTCTCATTACTAatccctgtgaaacaggaagaaaTTAACAATTTGTAGGGActttcatttcctccttcatTGTACTCTActcatctttcattttaaaattccatcaagagaaaaataacttgAGAGCTACCAATTGGTTCAACTATTGGGATGTAAGCATAAGTACTGATTTTTATATCTCATTTAGATGAATATTCTTTCTTGTAGCATAAAGTCTGGGTGAAACCTGGAGCAGAGCAGTCATTCTTATATGGGAACCATGTGTTAAAGTCTGGCCTGGGTCGAATCACAGAAAATACTAATCAGTATCAGGGACTGGTGGTGTACTCCATGGCAGATGTCCCTTTGGTGAGTAGAAGTAGTAGatgcattcattctttttttttttttttttgtggggcaatagggttaagtgacttgcccagggccacacagctagtaagtgtcaggtgtcttaggctggatttgaactcaggaccttctgaatccagggctggtgctttatccactgcaccacctagctgccccaacattcattctttttaaaggaaaaaaatacatagcCTTTATGCATCCAAAAATAATTTAGGAGTTTTGTTTTATGGCACTAGATAAAGTTTTCATGTAAGACAAAGGAAACACCAACATTTGGGAACTAATTTCTACCCAAGTATTCCTGTAATGCTTCCTTGTGACATAGAGGTGACCTGAGTTCTCAAAAACTATGCCAGAAGCATCATTTTTGGCAGATTTTGCTTAGAATGACTCCAGATATGGCCCCACCCACAAACTCTCTGAGGACTCGCTATGTTTTAAGTTCAGAGGGCTCATTAACAACTGGGCAACCAGTTGGGGTGGGATTGGGGGCTTTTTGGTCAGAATAATTCGTAAAACCACTAAAGGTAGAGGGTTGTGTTGGGGAGTATACTTTTTAGAGAGTATACCCCACATTAATAAAATCACTAGTACAAGAAACGTGGAAGATGAACGGCTATGGTCAGAACTTCGTGAATCATTGTCCTTTCTGTTGAATCTCCAGGGTTTTGGCGTGGCAGCCAAGTCCACACAGGACTGCAGGAAGGTGGACCCAATGGCAATTGTTGTGTTTCACCAAGCTGACATTGGGGAATATGTGCGCCATGAAGACACACTGATTTAATTCATCTTACTGACTTGTGACCAAGATTTTTTTGTTGTGGGAGCAGCTGAAGTACAAATCCACCCTTTTACTGACTTTTGACTGTGGATATACTTGGTCTTCTGTTCGCCATCATCACTACTGCAGGGGCACCTGGGCATAGTGAGTCAAACACCGGACTTGGAAATTGGAAGACTGGCGTTTGGATCTAGCAcacagcatagtgcctggcacatagtaggtgcttaataaaccttGAGTGGTTAAGCTCATCTCAGACACTGGGTGATGCTGGGCAGATTACTTCATGGattcacctacttcccagggttgttgtgaggatccagtgagataatgtaCTTAAAGCAAAAGTGGGCTAGAAATACGAACTATCATTGTACACAACTGCAGGGGGAAGGCTTTTTTCGCAAAAAAGTTATGCAGTTTGAACCTTTTTGGTTTAATAATATTGATTAAATTTAATACCATGTTATAAGTAATGAAGTCACTTTTTGCTCCTTGGTATTGGTCCTGATATTGTTTAGAACTGAGGACAATTATAGCTGTTCTTATAGCTCTTATCTAAGCCTATGGTTCTTGAATACGTAACTATTCTTATTTAAATTCAATGGCATAGGATAAAACAGGTGCTTTGTGttaacctaagttttatgtgcACTACACAGGTGAAGTAAGGGCATCATACTGAGAAAGGTGAGCTTGCAGAattcactttttgtttgttttctgatgtTGTTCCTACAGTATCTGACTGATCCTTTTTTAATATGGAAATGGTAACCCCTACTAATAAGTTTTCTGAGGTTGTTGAAACTGGATGTGATTTCACTTTCAAATCGATGTGTTATTGACAAGGGAAATAGGCTGAGAAAGATACTTGTCCAGCGGACTTCTTTGAAACAAAGGGCCAACCTGTTGAGGAATCCTAACttctggtttggtttggtttgttgtttttttcttttagaatgcCTAGGACAATAGCTAcgttaaaaaaaaacctctttgccAATCCTTTACTAAGTTGAACATAGGCTCTGAAATTAATAATTCATATCCACTCATCTCTCCCCTTCATCCAAAggatttggtgattttttttttagcgcACTTAATTTGTAGAAAGCCACAGTAGGACAGGCTCACATTTTAGACAGATTATTGTTTTGCAAATCTACTTATCTTTAATTCAGAAGATGTCATTTACAGAAGTACAAAATGTTTTCCAACGCTGatatggtttttgtttatttttacttaatatttGCTGTGATCCATCTCCTACCAGCTCTTGTTCTCTCATACATTATTAGCTCTCTTTCCTGTTTAAGATTTTTTTGTCTTCCATCAACTCTCACCTTCCCCCAACTCCTTCAGGCTCTAGATAAAAATCCTTTGGTTATATGCTCAGTAGAACTTAGGGGAATAGTTATTAGCACTGTTTAGAGGAACCTTTTAAAGGACTTATCATAGACTCACCTAAAGCCAAATAATAATTCTGAATTTAGTTATTTCTACTACTGCTGATGGTCCTTTGTGAGTGATGacacaatgattttttaaaatttagtgtgtggatggtcaatttttgtaaccATTTCATAAAACTGATTTGATGAGCCctggggggaaaagggggagtgGTGGGAGGGAACCAGAACTGGGACATGGTTTCTAAGTCTTGCCTTTAGCATCTTGGCTTCCTTGTGTCTGTGACTTGCGGGGTATTGAAGAGACGCTTCAGGAAATACAGCTGCAGGATCCCAGAAAGGACAATAACTATACTCTGGGCTGTTGACCACCAGTTCACATAGTTATAGTTTGATTGGAGAATGAAAAAGTCAGACCCTTTTCTCATGCGGGCAAAATTGTAGTACCTCCACATGTGAAAGATATTTATCTGGACCTTTCGTGTACTctcctacagagaaagaaaaagaaggtaaaggAGAATTCTTATAGGTGGACCCCTGTATTAATCCAAGCTATCTCATGTAGCTTACACACTTGGCAGATGTTTTTTACCATTGTGAAGTGAACAACCCACATTGTTGCGtgtgttaaaatgtttttaggtATTTGGGACTTTTTTTCATGTAATGCTTAGGCTGATTATATAATGAGTTAAACCAGCATCAGAAGCCTAGATCTTCCATAGGTTCttcagaaatatatatttatactgtCTCCTTCTAGACTTAATAATTATAAAGCTAGGGAAGACCCAggtcatcttattttacagatgaagaaaccaaagaccAGAGGGATCAGCTGATTTGCCCAACAGGGCCACAATCTATGTCTGCTGACCagcttttcactcttttttttggtggggcaatgagggttaagtgacttgcccagggtcacacagctagtgtcaagtatctgaggctggatttgaactcaggtcttcctgaatccagggctggtgctttatccactgtaccacctagctgccctgaaattttgtttgtttgtttgtttttgtttttttgttttttggggttaagtgacttgcccagggtcacacagctagtaagtgttaagtgtctgaggctggatttgaactcaggtactcctgactccagggctggtgctctattcactgagccacctagctgccccttgctgccCTGAAATTTTAAACTGTGTCAtcgttgccccacccccaccccttgtcACTCTTAGCACAATGCATCCACTTTGTATGCTACCTCTGAATTCTTTCATGGTTGGAGATAAATGCATTCCCCTTAACAATAATGTAACCTAAAGCTCTAAGACATTCTCTTTCAAACAACTATCTTACTGTTGCACATTTACTATTAGCATTGAGGTGTTCTTTGTACAACAAAGTGAGTgacttggagaaaataaaattgagttgCCATCCTATTCTAGACCTTGCCTACAAGGCCTTGTTAACCATCATTTCCTACCATCCTTTCTCCAGGCTTCATTTCCAATCCCATTTTCCCTTATGAAAAAACGTGTTCATAAACAGCTTCCTTCTCAGTCCATAAATGTTTCTGCCTTTGGTGAATTCATTACCTCAATGGCATCCAAAGTATCATTCAGTTTCTGTCGTTCCTCATTCTTCTGATTGTTCTCCGTGTCTGTCCCCTCATAAAAGACTCCAAAATTGAGATATACTTGGACAGAGCCAAAATGGTTGTGTTGATTACTTAGACAAAGCTGGTAAAAACCTGTAGGAATTCCCAGAAGAATATTGAGCATTTAGTCTCCCAATACCACTACTTAAGTATGGTTCTCCTATGCCCCCAATTCCCTGGCTTTTAACCTGCTAAACTTTATACAAAGCTCTTTAAAGCTATCtgggaaagacaaaaatataattcACATTCTGGTTTAATTCTGTATGTTAAACCCTCTCCCTGCAGTTTATACTAGGTATAATTACATCCCACCAAGAatttctttctacctcttctttTTCAATAATGTATAATTACCATTTATTTAATTaagcttccttctcttcctttttgaaaGACTCCCTCTCAATGCTAGTTCACCTCTCTAAGATtaactccaattcatcctgtctaTCTTGTGAGTACATAGTATTTATACATCATTCTCTCCCATTTATCTTATGAGTTACTAGAGAGTGGAGATTCCTTTTCGGCTTTCCTGGTATCTAGCCTAGGGCTAAGCATAGTGCCGACATTTTGCTCCTCACCTATATTTCAGAGTGGGCTTTCTCCACTTTCCATACCCCTCCATAAATGGTCTATGCTCCCTTTCCCATGGAAAACATTTCTTCCCCACTTCAGCTTTTTAGaattcctatcttccttcaaagcacaattcagagggcagctaggtggctcagtggataaagtacggccctggatttaggaggacctgagttcaaatctaggctcagacacttgacattagctttgtgaccctgggcaagtcactttaccctcattgccccacaaaaaacaaaaacaaagcacaatTCAAGAGCCACCTCCTTTATGAGTGCTATCTAcctgaagggacagctaggtgactgaGTGGATAtggtgttgggcctggagtcaggaagacccaagttcagattcagcctcagatatttatacAAGCTCtgtcaccttggacaaatcacttaacccttaaccctgtttccctcagctccctcatctgttaagtaaactggagaaggaaatggcaaaaaaaacaacccaagtggggtcatgaagagttgcacatgaATAAAACTACAACAAATCAACCTGAAATTTCCttgtattactttgtatttatttctccaTGACAATGaatctctccccattagaatgtaagctccttgagggtaaggaataGGATGTCtcattctttgcttttgtatcaACAACACCTAGACATAACCAATGGACATCCCACATGTCACAGTGGTATCACAGAGATGAAGAAAGCCTAACTTAGTCCATGGAGGGCTCACAGATTGATGCAAAGACATGGATAGAAGTTCACCAGTATCCTTCCAAATATCTAATACTTTCAACATTATCaagtatccccagtgccttgcacttaataaatgtttaaatgaattTGCCATTTCCCTATCACTGTAGGGGGAACAAACCTCAACCCCAATACCTTCCTAGATACATTACTTAATTCTATagaaccgggggcagctaggtgctgcaatggataaagcaccggccctggattcaggaggacctgagttcaaatccagcctcagacacttgacactagctgtgtaaccctgggcaaatcacttaacccccattgccccgcaaaaaaacccaaccaaccaaacaaaaagaaacacaaaccaAGGTGATAAATTGGAGAACTGAATAGGAAGCTACTATACTGATGAACACAGACCTGTCTCTTTGGTAGAAAAGTTGATCTGGCCTCGGATATCTTGGGATTTATCAATGAGAAAACCTTTGGGAGTGTGTGCAGTGGCAGTAACATGACGACCATGTGAAAGTCCTACCGTCCGCTGAACCTGCCAAGATATGGAGAACAGGGAGAAGAATATCTAGCTGTAGACTCCTTAAAAGCTGGGAGTTGTCATTTTTCTCATTCTGTCACCAgaacccagcacagtgccttggaGCAAAGCAAGCATGAAGATAaaaggtttgttgaattggactgatatatatatatatatatatatatatatatatatatatatatatatatatatatatacacacacacacacacacacatatatatacatatacatgtatatacatacatacatatatatataaataaacagcAATGAGGAGATGTAGAGATCCTGAGTGACCAAATGCAAGGCACACCTGAAGAGGTCAACAGGTCTTAATTTACAAAACTATGCTCTTAGGTCCTATTTATGCTCTTTTGCCACtttaagaaaagttaagtgatgaTAAACCTGCAATTTCATTAGATATCTTCAAAATAGGGCCTACCTTATTGAACTGAATTAGCAATGAAAGCAGCTTCTATACCCTtcatcatatgtgtgtgtgtgtgtgtgtgtatgtatacattttgaaCATCATGTCCAAAGAAATAAgtataactatataactatatatataattatagttaTACTGTGCTTTGGACATGATGTCCAaaatgtctatgtgtgtgtgtttatatatgggtgtatgtgtgtgtgtgtgtatacatgtatatgtacgtatatatacatgcatatatatttcaaTCATCAAAAATCTACCTTTCTcccataaaaaaaccccaaactcatATTACATACAACTATTATCCATGCCACACCCGCCTCCCCAAAGTCTCAGTTTGCACTATGAGTCCATCTCCTTTATATTAAGgagtagcatgttttatcataagTCTTAATGGGATTGTGTTTGGTCTTTacgttgatcagagttcctaagtctttcaaagacaaatgtctttacaatattcttagggtctgcttacttcactctctATCAGTTCAATacaagccttcccaggtttctctggaagCACCCTCTTCATCCTTTctcacagcacagtaatattccatcatattcctaTAACATGATtcattcagcctttccccaattggtGAGTGCCTCCTGAATTGATGATGATTGTacgtgtaggtccttttcctctttccttgatcTCATTGGGGTGTAATttcaagttgctttccagaatggctgaaccagttcacaacttcaaCAATGCCttcatgtacctattttcctaTGGCCTttccagcatttgtaattttcatttttggaaaaCTTTGCTAATTGGAGGGGAGGATGAGGTGcaacctcagagtttttttaattcacatttctctaataataatttcgagcatttttcatgttactattgatagcttggatttcttcctctgaaattatTTATAGTTGTGATGGGAATTTTAAATGTCCTTTtatcaattttttattttgggatcatTCCTCCTACAACTTTTGGTTTACTGAAAGAGCCTGTCTTTTGTTAATATTAATGATATCACCTGACTAAAACCTGACTCATGGTATAATGGTGTTAAAGGGAGACTTTTGACATTCCTAAGATAAGAAATCAAATGGGAGGAATAAGGGAATATAACATCTTTAAAACCTCCCCACAAAAATTTTACTTGcgaagactaatgcagaaatttgtttaatgtgattgtacatatataacctatatcagattagctgtcttggggagggggaagggagggagaaaaaatttgaaactagaaatcgtataaaaacaaatgttgaaaactacctctacatgtaactggaaaataataaaatacttttataattttaaaaaatgatagcaAATTAGCCAATTGAAACTGGTTAActgttttaaaatatcttttaacccctcccccccccacacacacacacaaatttcttGCGGAAGAATTTTCCTGATGCTGTCTTCCTGGCATGTACCTCCCTTCCTCTCAATCAGTCCATTGTGAATcttctaaatgtagtttaataaGTAATCTGTCTTAGTTTCCCTATAGAGTTTATTTAACTAGGTTTATTTCCTTAGGGGATGTATGAGAGTTGGTTAAACTCTATTTAACtaagtttgttcaacttttatgatATTGAAGGAAGCACAGGATCATGaatctgtctttaaaaaaaaccccaacttttaCAGTCTGAAAGGTTGTATGAGATTGCAATATGTAAAAGATTTTCTCTGTCGCCCTGACATTTTGTCTATAAAAGCCACTTTCAAATCCTAATCTTTGTTCAATATTAGTTTTTCAACCCTGAATCTGTGCACAAGAAACATAAAATCTAGGTTTTTacctctattatttcttttttcttttcttttctttttcttttttttttttacagggcagtgagggttgtgacttgcccagggtcacacagctggtaagtgtcaagtgtctgaggctggatttgaactcaggtcctcctgaatccagggccagtgctctatccactgcgccacttagcacCCCACCTCTATTATTTCTGCATAGATTTATTTCAGCAGCAGTAACTAACCACATGAATTCAAAGAGgagatatttctcccataacaCAGCCTGAACAAgaagcctttgaccatttatcaattgcagaatggctcttattcttataaatttgagtcagtttttTATATATCTTCAAAACGAGACctgtatcagagaaacttgctataaagaGTTTTTCCCTCATttacctgcttttcttctaattttagttgtcagttttatttgtgcaaaacctttttaactttacataatcaaaattgtctattttaacttttatgatactctctcttatttgatcatgaactcttccccatcCATGGATCTGATAGATAATTTCTTCcatgcttctctaatttgtttagaTCACTCTTTCACCTTCCTTAGAGTTTGCTCTTGCTcttgttcctttttctcttttcccctaacCCACCTGTTTCCTTAttcagtgaaatgtatttctttaccacgtgtatgcatatatattcttccctcctttgaccaattcagatgaga is drawn from Dromiciops gliroides isolate mDroGli1 chromosome 2, mDroGli1.pri, whole genome shotgun sequence and contains these coding sequences:
- the NIP7 gene encoding 60S ribosome subunit biogenesis protein NIP7 homolog: MRPLTEEETRTLFQKLSKYIGENIQLLVDRPDGTYCFRLHKDRVYYVSEKILKLAVNISRENLVSLGTCFGKFTKTQKFRLHITALDYLAPYAKHKVWVKPGAEQSFLYGNHVLKSGLGRITENTNQYQGLVVYSMADVPLGFGVAAKSTQDCRKVDPMAIVVFHQADIGEYVRHEDTLI
- the TMED6 gene encoding transmembrane emp24 domain-containing protein 6, translating into MSPSLCVAVVAFLCLGLLARGQKTELLSGLSDQALFHGADRYDFAIMVPPGGTECFWQFAHQGGYFYFSFEVQRTVGLSHGRHVTATAHTPKGFLIDKSQDIRGQINFSTKETGFYQLCLSNQHNHFGSVQVYLNFGVFYEGTDTENNQKNEERQKLNDTLDAIEESTRKVQINIFHMWRYYNFARMRKGSDFFILQSNYNYVNWWSTAQSIVIVLSGILQLYFLKRLFNTPQVTDTRKPRC